In Triticum aestivum cultivar Chinese Spring chromosome 5B, IWGSC CS RefSeq v2.1, whole genome shotgun sequence, the following proteins share a genomic window:
- the LOC123112420 gene encoding uncharacterized protein → MGATSYERLSSHGAGSGRRGGGLGAWAALRRGLARLCAARRGRWAPARGMLVRAQGRSWRGRRRVAAGCGYDSESYARNFHDGLWKAEEGAPWRAAGPAIGACRLARAVSSLQ, encoded by the coding sequence ATGGGCGCCACGTCGTACGAGAGGCTGTCCAGCCACGGCGCCGGGAGCGGGCGCCGCGGAGGAGGGCTAGGGGCGTGGGCGGCGCTGAGGCGCGGGCTGGCGCGGCTGTGCGCCGCGCGGCGGGGGCGGTGGGCGCCGGCGAGGGGCATGCTGGTGCGGGCGCAGGGGAGGAGCTGGCGAGGCCGCAGGAGGGTGGCGGCCGGATGCGGGTACGACTCGGAAAGCTACGCGCGCAACTTCCACGACGGGCTGTGGAAGGCGGAGGAGGGCGCGCCGTGGAGGGCCGCCGGGCCGGCCATCGGCGCCTGCAGGCTCGCCCGCGCCGTGTCCTCCCTCCAGTGA